TGAGGGGCACGATGGCCGACGGTCCCTCGCCCACGGCCAGTCCCGCCGCCCGCAGTGCGGCGCGAAACCGCGCGGCGAGGTCGAGCGCCTTCTCTCGCCGCCACGGCTCCTCCTGGGCCAGGCGCAGCCCGGACAGCGAGGCAGCCAGCACCGCCGGAGGCAGGCCCGTCGAGTAGACGAGCGAGCGCGCCCGCTGTACGAGCCAATCGATGAGCGTGCGCGAGCCGGCCACGTAGGCGCCGAGGGCCTTGCTGAAGGTCCCCATCTGCACCTCGACGGCCTCGGTGAGCCCCAGGGCGGCCACCAGCCCGGCGCCGCGTGGTCCAAGTAGGCCGGCGCTGTGGGCCTCGTCCACCATCAGCCACGCGCCGTAGCGTTCCTTGAGGGCCACCAGGTCCTCGAGGGGCGCGGCGTCGCCGTCCATGCTGAACACGGCATCGGTGACGATCAGCTTGCGCGCCTCGCGCGGTGCCTTCTTCAGCAGGTGCTCCAGGTGTTCCACGTCGTTGTGGCGGTAGCGCACGTGGTGGGCCCGCGAGAGGACGATGCCGTCGACGATGCTGGCGTGGTTGAGCCGGTCGCTGAAGACGACGTCGCCCCGCCCCACCAAAGCCGGGATGACGCCGACGTTGGCCGCGTACCCGCTGGTGAAGACCACCGCTGCCTCCGTACCCTTCCACCGGGCCACGGCCTCCTCCAATTCCGCCGCCAGGGGCAAATGGCCGGTCACGAGGCGCGAGGCGCCGGCCCCCGTGCCGTAGCGCTCGGCCGCCTCCCGGGCGGCTTCCTTCAGCGCCGGGTGGTCGGCCAGCCCAAGGTAGTTGTTGGACGAAAGATTGAGAAGCCGCCGGCCGCTGCGCAGGACGTAGGAACCGTCAGGATCGGTGACCACAAGGCGGCGACGCAGGCCGGCCTGGTCGCACGCCGCCAGTTGCGCAGCCAGGACGTCGTCCAGTCGTGCGTGCGTTGCCGCCGGGGCGCCGTGCGGAGAACGATTCCGCTCGGGGGGTGTCTTCTCTGGGCGCATCACCGCTTCGTTTCCTCCTTGCCCGCCGCCTGGCGGTCCAGCCACGCCTCCACCGCCGCCACGTCGAGGTACCGCTCAACCCATTCCGCCGCCTCCTCCGGCTCCGGCAGGGCGGGAAGGCGCGGCAGGCGGCCGATCACCGGCACATTCCCGTAACGTTCGATGAGGGACGGGTTGACCCGCTCGCTCACCCCGAGGGGCTCCTCGTAGCCGTTCAGCACCACCCCGGCCACCTCCAGGCCCCGCGAACGGGCGTAAAACACGGTGAGCAGCGTGTGGTTGACCGTGCCCAGGCCCGGCCGGGCGACGACGAGCAGCGGAAAGCCCGCCTCCACGGCGAGGTCGGCCACCGTCCACCCCGGGGCGAGGGGCACGAGCAGGCCCCCGGCCCCTTCCACGAGCAGGTGGCGGTGCCGGCGCGAAAGTTCCGCCAGCGCCGCGCGCACGCGCATCGGGTCAATCGGCCGCCCGGCCCGCGCGGCGGCCACCTCGGGCGCCAGCGGCTCCTCGTAGGCAAAGGGGCAGACGAGGTCCATCGGGTCGCGGGCCCCCGCCCACCGCGAAAGGCGCGCCGCGTCGCTGGCCGGGTCACCGGGCGCATAGCCGCTTTGCGCCGGCTTCATCACGCCCACGTCGCGCCCGCGGCGGTGCAAGGCGGCGGCCAGGCACGCGCCGACAAAGGTTTTGCCCACATCGGTGTCGGTGCCGGTGATGAACAGCCCGCTCACGTCCGCTTCGCCTCCTCCTCCGTCACCTCGGCAATGGCCCGGTGAAGAATGTCGAGCATGGCATCCAGCTCGTCGCGTTGGCTGGCCAAGGGCGGCATGAACACGACCACATCGCCGAGGGGCCGCGTCAGAAGCCCGAGGTCGCGCGCCCGGCGGCAGATGCGCCACCCGACGCGCCGCACGGGATCAAACGGCTCCTTGGTGGCCTTGTCGCGCACCACCTCGATGCCCACCATCAGCCCGGCCTGCCGCACATCGCCGACGTGGGGGAGTTCCGCCACCTCTGCGAGCCGGCCGGCGACGTGTGCGGCCATCCGCTGCACGTGGGCCACCAGGTCGCGCCGCTCAAACAGGTCGAGGTTGGCCAGGGCCACGGCGCAGCCGAGGGGATTTCCCGTATACGAATGGCCGTGGTAGAAGGTCTTCCCCTCGTGGTAGTCGGCATAGAAGGCGTCGTACACCCGGTCCGTGGTCAGCGTGGCCGCGACGGGCAGGTACCCGCCGGTGATCCCCTTGCCCAGCGTGAGGAAGTCCGGCGTCACCCCCTCGTGCTCGACGGCGAACATCCGCCCGGTGCGGCCGAAGCCGGTGGCCACCTCGTCGCAGATGAGGAGCACGTCGTGGTCCCGGCAGCGCTCGGCCACGGCGCGCAGGAAGCCTGCGGGCATGCGAATCATGCCCGCCGCCCCCTGCATGATCGGCTCGACGATCAGCGCGGCGATCTCTCCGGCCTTCTCTTCCAGCACCCGGTCGAGCTCGGCCAGGCA
Above is a genomic segment from Calditerricola satsumensis containing:
- the bioF gene encoding 8-amino-7-oxononanoate synthase, whose translation is MDDVLAAQLAACDQAGLRRRLVVTDPDGSYVLRSGRRLLNLSSNNYLGLADHPALKEAAREAAERYGTGAGASRLVTGHLPLAAELEEAVARWKGTEAAVVFTSGYAANVGVIPALVGRGDVVFSDRLNHASIVDGIVLSRAHHVRYRHNDVEHLEHLLKKAPREARKLIVTDAVFSMDGDAAPLEDLVALKERYGAWLMVDEAHSAGLLGPRGAGLVAALGLTEAVEVQMGTFSKALGAYVAGSRTLIDWLVQRARSLVYSTGLPPAVLAASLSGLRLAQEEPWRREKALDLAARFRAALRAAGLAVGEGPSAIVPLIVGISAAALAVSRALEEQGILAVAIRPPTVPEGTARLRFSFSALHDKGDVDRAARAAIDAVRALGGPAT
- the bioA gene encoding adenosylmethionine--8-amino-7-oxononanoate transaminase translates to MAEQPFSYETLREFNVRHLWNPFTQMKDYCEDEPVIIERGEGVRLFDVRGRAYWDGYASLWLNVHGHNVPELNQAIIDQLGKVAHATLLGSANVPAVLLAKRLADIAPPGLTKVFFSDSGAEAVEIAVKMAFQYWRNIGRPEKQWFVTMTGAYHGDTLGAVSVGGIETFHGLYRPLLFPTLRVPYPYVYRHPSGDPEACAADCLAELDRVLEEKAGEIAALIVEPIMQGAAGMIRMPAGFLRAVAERCRDHDVLLICDEVATGFGRTGRMFAVEHEGVTPDFLTLGKGITGGYLPVAATLTTDRVYDAFYADYHEGKTFYHGHSYTGNPLGCAVALANLDLFERRDLVAHVQRMAAHVAGRLAEVAELPHVGDVRQAGLMVGIEVVRDKATKEPFDPVRRVGWRICRRARDLGLLTRPLGDVVVFMPPLASQRDELDAMLDILHRAIAEVTEEEAKRT
- the bioD gene encoding dethiobiotin synthase — protein: MSGLFITGTDTDVGKTFVGACLAAALHRRGRDVGVMKPAQSGYAPGDPASDAARLSRWAGARDPMDLVCPFAYEEPLAPEVAAARAGRPIDPMRVRAALAELSRRHRHLLVEGAGGLLVPLAPGWTVADLAVEAGFPLLVVARPGLGTVNHTLLTVFYARSRGLEVAGVVLNGYEEPLGVSERVNPSLIERYGNVPVIGRLPRLPALPEPEEAAEWVERYLDVAAVEAWLDRQAAGKEETKR